One Sphaerisporangium krabiense DNA segment encodes these proteins:
- a CDS encoding MFS transporter has product MIPEEDVARRARRRSLTALLLAEVISVAGTYVTRLALPWFVLTATGSTSQMGAVLATQMAAMAIFGIPAGPLADRLTPRRTMQIADLTRGALILLVPVLQAAHLLSFPVLLTIVFLVGSFFTPYHAAQRVLLPDLVRDDQQALSQANALLIGATRTASLLGPAVAGMLVATSGASSALIIDAASFFASYLLITFFLRGKQPSSAESAPPAVFSGLLLLVRDRVLRPWTIAQCVCEMAVQIVLAAVPIMAFLRYGGDPRTAGLLLMLFGAGAVAGNVLVLILLPRWTTSRLIIAGCVLEPAILWVLAIDTHAVTVGVVLLLAGSALGLINGPGTAMQTHHTPPALRTQGMSAFSTLILGAGALGLALTAPALETLPPETVFSLVAMLYTIGSLFAIASTVRSDGA; this is encoded by the coding sequence CTGACCGCGACCGGGTCGACCAGCCAGATGGGCGCCGTCCTCGCGACCCAGATGGCGGCCATGGCGATCTTCGGCATTCCCGCGGGACCGCTCGCCGACCGGCTCACGCCCCGGCGCACCATGCAGATCGCCGACCTGACGCGCGGGGCTCTGATCCTGCTCGTGCCGGTCCTCCAGGCGGCGCACCTGCTGTCGTTCCCCGTCCTGCTCACCATCGTCTTCCTCGTGGGGTCGTTCTTCACGCCGTACCACGCGGCGCAGCGGGTCCTGCTGCCGGATCTCGTCCGGGACGACCAGCAGGCACTCTCCCAGGCGAACGCGCTGCTCATCGGCGCCACCCGGACCGCGTCCCTGCTCGGGCCCGCCGTCGCGGGCATGCTCGTCGCCACCTCCGGCGCCTCCAGCGCCTTGATCATCGACGCGGCCAGCTTCTTCGCGTCCTACCTCCTGATCACGTTCTTCCTCCGCGGGAAACAGCCGTCCTCCGCCGAGAGCGCGCCGCCGGCCGTCTTCTCCGGCCTCCTCCTGCTGGTGCGCGACCGTGTGCTGCGTCCGTGGACCATCGCGCAGTGCGTGTGCGAGATGGCCGTCCAGATCGTCCTGGCGGCGGTCCCGATCATGGCCTTCCTGCGGTACGGCGGCGACCCGCGCACGGCGGGGCTGCTCCTCATGCTGTTCGGCGCGGGCGCCGTCGCCGGCAATGTCCTCGTGCTGATCCTGCTGCCCCGCTGGACCACCTCTCGCCTGATCATCGCGGGCTGCGTTCTCGAACCCGCCATCCTCTGGGTGCTCGCGATCGACACCCACGCCGTCACCGTCGGCGTGGTGCTCCTGCTCGCCGGCTCGGCCCTCGGGCTCATCAACGGCCCGGGCACCGCGATGCAGACCCACCACACCCCGCCCGCCCTGCGCACCCAGGGCATGTCCGCCTTCTCGACCCTCATCCTCGGGGCCGGCGCCCTGGGCCTGGCGCTGACGGCCCCGGCCCTCGAAACCCTCCCCCCCGAGACCGTCTTCTCCCTGGTCGCCATGCTCTACACGATCGGCTCCCTCTTCGCCATCGCCTCGACCGTGCGCTCGGACGGCGCGTGA
- a CDS encoding sensor histidine kinase has product MNARHGRSITRRITVFTGLVAAVLSTLMAVALMAALQRYATAKLTEEVRATAGRVALKAEHGQVDPVLTVRPFRDVQIVDQHGRVVASTPALRGKPPMATFTPDGEGTRAQVVCGGAAGRDRCSIVVAQSAHRPGGDWIVYTASPRPPLWTDPGLAALVGASVVLLTLAVAYLGNRIVTRSLRPVDAIRTELDEINASCPGRRVPAPSDTEIHDLADSINHTLTRLQGAMEQQRQFASAASHDLRSPITAMRAEAEDAMLAPRQTSVPALAGAILEGLDRLESIVCDLLTIARLESGVPAERDPVDLVEMVVEECRMRHQTTKKIICHLEPGVVVLGDRIRLGRLFTNLLDNADRHAESMITVVVAHGDASGEGFPHGAAVLEVLDDGPGIDPDKRELVFQRFARLDQARAKDAGGTGLGLAIARQIAESHGGTLRIKDSPTGARFVLRLPRHPDHSTPAARAGS; this is encoded by the coding sequence ATGAACGCCAGGCACGGACGTTCGATCACCCGCCGCATCACCGTGTTCACCGGTCTGGTGGCCGCCGTCCTCTCCACGCTGATGGCCGTCGCGCTGATGGCCGCCCTCCAGCGTTACGCCACCGCCAAGCTCACCGAGGAGGTCCGCGCGACCGCGGGCCGCGTGGCGCTCAAGGCGGAACACGGGCAGGTGGATCCCGTGCTCACCGTCCGGCCGTTCCGCGACGTGCAGATCGTCGATCAGCACGGCCGGGTCGTGGCGTCCACCCCCGCCCTGCGAGGAAAGCCCCCGATGGCGACGTTCACCCCCGACGGCGAGGGCACCCGGGCCCAGGTCGTCTGCGGAGGAGCCGCCGGGCGGGACCGGTGCTCCATCGTCGTGGCGCAGTCCGCGCACCGGCCGGGTGGCGACTGGATCGTCTACACCGCCTCGCCGCGACCGCCCCTGTGGACCGACCCGGGGCTGGCCGCCCTGGTGGGGGCCTCGGTGGTCCTGCTGACCCTCGCCGTCGCCTATCTCGGCAACAGGATCGTCACCAGGTCCCTGCGGCCGGTGGACGCGATCCGCACGGAACTGGACGAGATCAACGCCTCCTGTCCCGGCCGCCGCGTGCCCGCGCCGTCCGACACCGAGATCCACGACCTGGCCGACAGCATCAACCACACGCTGACCCGGCTCCAGGGCGCCATGGAGCAGCAGCGCCAGTTCGCCTCCGCCGCCTCCCACGACCTGCGAAGTCCCATCACCGCCATGCGCGCCGAGGCGGAGGACGCCATGCTGGCGCCCCGGCAGACCAGCGTCCCCGCGCTGGCCGGCGCGATCCTGGAGGGCCTGGACCGACTGGAGTCGATCGTCTGCGACCTGCTGACCATCGCCCGGCTGGAGTCCGGAGTGCCGGCCGAGCGCGACCCGGTCGACCTGGTCGAGATGGTGGTGGAGGAGTGCAGGATGCGCCACCAGACGACCAAGAAGATCATCTGCCACCTCGAACCCGGCGTGGTGGTGCTCGGCGACCGGATCCGCCTGGGCCGGCTGTTCACCAACCTCCTGGACAACGCCGACCGGCACGCCGAGAGCATGATCACGGTCGTGGTGGCCCACGGCGACGCCTCCGGCGAGGGCTTCCCGCACGGCGCCGCCGTGCTGGAGGTCCTCGACGACGGCCCCGGCATCGATCCGGACAAGCGTGAGCTGGTCTTCCAGCGGTTCGCCCGGCTGGACCAGGCCCGGGCCAAGGACGCGGGCGGCACCGGCCTGGGCCTGGCGATCGCCCGCCAGATCGCCGAGTCCCACGGCGGCACCCTCCGCATCAAGGACAGCCCCACCGGCGCCCGCTTCGTCCTCCGCCTGCCCCGCCACCCCGACCACTCGACCCCCGCGGCCCGGGCCGGCTCCTGA